In Ruminococcaceae bacterium R-25, one genomic interval encodes:
- a CDS encoding methionine adenosyltransferase, whose amino-acid sequence MRNKKGNWLFTSESVTEGHPDKICDQISDSVLDAILEQDPTARVACETCTTTGMVLVMGEISTSAYVDIPSIVRNTVKEIGYNSSEMGFDSHSCAVLTSIDEQSPDIAMGVNESYEARHGGEKELDTGAGDQGMMFGYANDDTPELMPMPIALAHKLTIRLTEVRKNGADFLRPDGKSQVTVEYENDKVKRIDAVVISTQHSADVTLEFLEDYIKENVIKAVIPADLMDENTKIYINPTGRFVVGGPQGDSGLTGRKIIVDTYGGFARHGGGCFSGKDPTKVDRSACYMMRYIAKNIVASGLASECEVQVAYAIGVAKPVSVMVDTFDTGKISDEQITEIVNKVFDLRPAAIIRDLDLRRPIYAKTASYGHFGRTDIELPWEKTDKAEEIKKLAGI is encoded by the coding sequence ATGAGAAATAAAAAAGGAAACTGGCTGTTCACTTCTGAATCAGTTACTGAGGGACATCCCGACAAGATCTGCGACCAGATCTCTGACAGCGTACTTGACGCTATCCTGGAGCAGGATCCGACAGCGCGCGTTGCATGCGAGACATGCACGACAACAGGTATGGTACTCGTTATGGGCGAGATATCAACATCAGCTTATGTTGATATCCCTTCTATCGTAAGAAACACTGTAAAGGAGATCGGCTATAACTCAAGCGAGATGGGCTTTGACAGCCATTCATGCGCTGTCCTTACATCGATCGATGAGCAGTCTCCCGATATCGCAATGGGCGTTAACGAGTCTTATGAGGCACGTCACGGCGGCGAAAAGGAGTTAGACACAGGTGCAGGCGACCAGGGTATGATGTTCGGTTATGCAAACGACGACACACCTGAGCTTATGCCTATGCCTATAGCTCTTGCACATAAGCTCACGATCCGTCTTACGGAAGTTCGTAAGAACGGCGCTGATTTCTTAAGACCTGACGGTAAGTCACAGGTTACGGTAGAGTATGAGAACGACAAGGTTAAGAGAATCGACGCAGTAGTAATCTCCACTCAGCACAGCGCTGATGTAACTTTGGAATTCCTTGAAGATTACATCAAGGAAAATGTCATCAAGGCAGTCATTCCTGCTGACCTCATGGATGAGAATACCAAGATCTACATCAATCCTACAGGCAGATTCGTAGTAGGCGGACCTCAGGGTGACTCCGGTCTTACAGGAAGAAAGATCATCGTTGATACATACGGCGGTTTCGCACGCCACGGCGGCGGATGCTTCTCCGGCAAGGACCCGACGAAGGTTGACCGTTCAGCATGCTACATGATGCGTTATATCGCTAAGAACATCGTAGCATCAGGTCTTGCATCCGAGTGCGAAGTTCAGGTTGCTTACGCTATCGGCGTTGCAAAGCCGGTATCCGTAATGGTCGATACTTTCGATACAGGTAAGATCAGCGATGAGCAGATCACTGAGATCGTAAATAAGGTCTTCGATTTAAGACCGGCTGCCATCATCAGAGATCTTGATCTCAGAAGACCGATCTACGCTAAGACAGCAAGCTATGGTCACTTCGGAAGAACAGATATCGAGCTTCCCTGGGAAAAGACAGATAAGGCTGAAGAGATCAAAAAGCTCGCAGGAATCTGA
- a CDS encoding pilus assembly protein CpaF has translation MKDQATDIVDIKEQITYCVLNAISSESDPSDEKLRQIISDVISENTSYRMNLEQKREMAKMVFNSLRRLDVIEPLMEDPTVTEIMVNGPYKIFFERDGKLYKSNLSFRDEESLKTCISCFFANQNRPLNEANPIADLRLPDGSRANAVLPPISRETTVTIRKFTGITHDIVSLIRQDFITEEAARFLAECVRNKRTIFICGGTGSGKTTFLNSLSNFIPKDERIVTIEDSAELKLQGIDNLVQMEARLPGPDGTGEVNIGMMIRASLRMRPDRIIVGEVRGKESADLLNCLTSGHPGSMSTGHSNSCFEMMERLTAMIMSGSSLPYDAILSQVSMGINIILHIMRSREGKRYIDEICEVLPPEDHEYRLKTLFKNKGGERLERIASTEDIKNAMAYRA, from the coding sequence ATGAAGGATCAAGCAACAGATATCGTTGATATCAAAGAGCAGATCACGTATTGCGTTCTGAACGCCATCTCAAGCGAGTCCGATCCGTCGGATGAAAAACTCAGGCAGATAATATCCGACGTGATATCAGAGAATACGTCTTACAGGATGAACCTTGAGCAAAAGCGCGAGATGGCAAAGATGGTTTTTAACTCCTTAAGAAGACTCGACGTGATAGAGCCTTTGATGGAAGATCCTACCGTCACGGAGATAATGGTAAACGGACCTTATAAGATCTTCTTTGAAAGAGACGGAAAGCTGTATAAATCAAATCTTTCTTTCCGCGATGAAGAATCCTTAAAGACTTGCATCTCATGTTTTTTCGCTAACCAGAACAGGCCTTTAAACGAAGCTAATCCTATTGCCGACTTAAGGCTTCCTGACGGCTCCAGAGCCAATGCAGTCCTTCCTCCGATATCAAGGGAAACGACAGTAACCATAAGAAAGTTTACCGGTATCACGCATGACATCGTATCGCTCATAAGACAGGACTTTATAACGGAAGAAGCAGCGAGGTTTCTTGCAGAATGCGTAAGGAATAAAAGGACGATATTTATATGCGGCGGAACAGGCTCGGGAAAGACTACGTTTTTAAATTCGCTTTCCAATTTCATACCTAAGGATGAGCGAATAGTAACGATAGAAGATTCAGCCGAATTAAAGCTTCAGGGAATCGATAATCTGGTGCAGATGGAAGCAAGGCTCCCCGGTCCTGACGGCACAGGCGAAGTCAACATAGGAATGATGATCAGAGCATCTTTAAGAATGCGCCCTGACAGGATCATTGTCGGTGAAGTCAGAGGAAAAGAAAGCGCGGACCTCCTCAACTGCTTAACGAGCGGGCACCCTGGCTCAATGAGCACCGGCCACAGCAACTCATGCTTTGAAATGATGGAGCGTCTTACGGCCATGATAATGTCGGGTTCGTCCCTGCCCTACGATGCAATACTTTCGCAGGTTTCGATGGGGATAAACATAATCCTTCACATCATGAGAAGCCGCGAAGGAAAAAGATATATAGATGAGATCTGCGAGGTGCTGCCGCCCGAAGATCACGAATATAGACTTAAGACTTTATTTAAAAACAAAGGAGGTGAAAGACTTGAACGTATCGCAAGTACTGAAGACATCA